One Leptolyngbyaceae cyanobacterium DNA window includes the following coding sequences:
- a CDS encoding AAA family ATPase → MNLVGCHLLNKIYESTNSLVYRGVRELDNQPIILKILKQEYPSLTSLIRYKQEYEITRNLNLSGVIKVYGLEKYQASLVMILEDFGAESLKKIINEQTCNLNTFLEMAIKITKILGEIHAANVIHKDLNPSNIVLNHQTQEVKIIDFGIATVLSRETPTIKNPNVLEGTLAYMSPEQTGRMNRSLDYRTDFYSLGVTFYELLTHQLPFPSNDAMELVHCHIAKQPIPPHEINPKIPVAISDIVTKLLAKTAEERYQSAWGIQVDLEECLTQLQAKGKVASFTLGQQDISDKFQIPQKLYGREREVETLLAAFDRVSQGTTEMMLVSGYSGIGKSALVQEIYKPITRQKGYFIAGKFDQFQRNIPYSAIVNGFQSLVRQLLTESEEELKHWKEKLLVALGANGQIIIEVVPEVELIIGPQPPVQALGPAESQNRFNLVFQNFIRVFCHPYHPLVIFLDDLQWADSATLNLIEIMMTEEEMRYLFLIGAYRNNEVYPTHPLAIALDNLATKGAIIHLINLLPLEFVHINQLIAETLHTDPKSVQSLTALVMQKTEGNPFFINQFLKTLYQENLLNFALPQSSSSIKAQGKWQWNINQIEAMGITENVVDLMVTKLKKLPELTQHLLQLAACVGNSFDLKTLVIISETPAIEVFRCLLPAIQEGLIIPTSDLEITDEEVIKSHLVILTYAFLHDRVQQSAYALIEQKRQQEVHLQIGRLLLANISLEQRLERIFELVDHLNIGWQLLDNESEKIELANLNILAARKAKDSLAYRAAREYLRSTLDNLPKNIWQSHYNLAFTLHKELAELDYLIGNFAESQALIETAVDRANSALEKAEVYNMLIVQYTLLMKYEEAIQAGLKALEWLGFELPETDWLTAVDRELTLARINLVDREVAALINEEKMKDPAQKMAMKLLANMGPLTFFSHQDIWKWTVVKAINLSLKYGFVAGGSYCYSCYGIILSAILGEYQAGYEFGKLSLALSQNFNNWSQNCQDSVIFSNYLNCWVTHIKTTNSINNEGFKIGVESGNLQWSGYNRMFQAITLYYQGINLQHILEEFEDFLWFCNKTKNQWSSDIILANKIAILTLVGKNDEAVESEYFESFHRHKSMAAICEYHVLKAQVLYLYQDYESALKWALSALDIINFLMGHISSSHHTFYYSLILTALYPSASKLNQKQYWEILNANQKQMKNWADLCPENFLHKYLLVEAEIARISGKDLDAMELYDRAIASARKNEFIQNEALSNELAARFWLNKGKEEFAQIYLKKAHYNYQLWGALGKVENLGMKYPQLFVKSPETFLNKDSLSAQAKLKITTSTSSNSNPGVILDLVTVMKAAQAISSEIVLEELLNKLMAMMIENAGAQKGFLILNRDGKMLIEAAQTLEQGVVQQSVPIESSNEMALSVVNYVARTQKNLVIHDAATEPTFATDSYIQLQKPKSILGAPIINQGKLIGIIYLENNLTTGVFTNERIEVLKILCAQAATALVNALLYEQLEEYSRNLEIKVQERTQELKENNEQLEQTLQQLKTAQKQIIAQEKLASLGLLTAGIAHEIRNPLNFVNNFASVSVNLAQELEEELESQLPNLDSESVELIKEILSDLQYNMTEINQQGQKAQSIIEGMLMHARSESGKRQLTDINAILAEAVKLVYHGKRAKDFSFNINIDANYDNSIEPIELIPQDISRALINIINNACYAAANKKKENHQEITPTLMVKTLNHPDCIEIRIRDNGKGIPEEIRDKIFDPFFTTKPTGEGTGLGLSLTYDIIVAQHQGQIQVESELGCFAEFIIRLPKKINL, encoded by the coding sequence ATGAATTTAGTTGGTTGCCATTTACTCAATAAAATATACGAAAGTACTAACTCTCTAGTCTATCGCGGAGTGAGAGAACTAGATAATCAACCCATAATTCTGAAGATACTCAAACAAGAATATCCCTCATTAACCTCTCTAATTCGTTATAAACAAGAGTATGAGATTACCCGCAACTTGAATTTAAGCGGAGTAATTAAAGTTTATGGCTTGGAAAAATATCAAGCTAGCTTAGTAATGATTTTAGAAGATTTCGGAGCCGAGTCTTTAAAAAAAATCATCAACGAACAAACTTGTAATCTAAATACTTTTTTAGAAATGGCGATTAAAATCACCAAAATATTGGGAGAAATTCACGCTGCCAACGTTATTCATAAAGACTTAAATCCTTCTAATATTGTTTTAAATCATCAAACTCAGGAAGTTAAAATTATTGATTTTGGAATTGCTACGGTTTTATCCCGTGAAACTCCTACTATTAAAAATCCCAATGTTTTAGAAGGAACTCTTGCTTATATGTCTCCCGAACAAACGGGGAGAATGAACCGATCGCTCGATTATCGAACAGATTTTTATTCTCTGGGCGTCACTTTTTACGAGTTACTAACTCATCAGTTACCATTTCCGAGTAACGATGCAATGGAATTAGTCCATTGTCATATTGCCAAACAACCAATACCCCCCCATGAAATTAACCCAAAAATTCCGGTGGCAATTTCAGATATAGTTACAAAGCTATTAGCCAAGACTGCGGAAGAAAGATATCAAAGTGCATGGGGAATTCAAGTAGATCTAGAAGAATGCCTAACTCAGTTACAAGCGAAGGGTAAGGTTGCGTCATTTACTTTAGGTCAACAGGATATTTCTGATAAATTTCAAATTCCTCAAAAACTTTACGGTCGAGAACGGGAAGTAGAAACTTTGTTAGCTGCGTTCGATCGAGTTAGTCAGGGAACTACCGAAATGATGTTAGTGTCTGGCTACTCTGGAATTGGAAAATCAGCATTAGTACAAGAAATTTATAAACCAATTACCCGGCAGAAGGGCTATTTTATTGCCGGAAAATTTGACCAATTTCAGCGCAACATTCCCTATTCAGCCATAGTCAATGGTTTTCAATCTTTAGTGCGACAACTGTTGACTGAAAGTGAAGAAGAACTCAAACATTGGAAAGAAAAATTGTTAGTTGCATTAGGTGCGAACGGACAAATCATTATTGAAGTCGTTCCTGAAGTAGAGCTAATTATTGGGCCACAGCCTCCAGTTCAAGCATTAGGCCCTGCGGAATCGCAAAATCGCTTTAACTTAGTTTTTCAGAACTTTATCCGAGTATTTTGTCACCCATATCATCCCTTAGTCATTTTTCTAGATGATTTACAGTGGGCAGACTCGGCCACTTTAAACTTAATTGAAATTATGATGACGGAAGAAGAGATGCGCTATCTCTTCTTAATTGGTGCTTATCGAAACAATGAAGTTTATCCTACTCATCCATTAGCGATCGCACTAGATAATTTGGCTACTAAAGGAGCCATTATACATCTGATTAATTTGCTACCTTTAGAATTTGTACATATCAACCAATTAATTGCTGAAACCCTTCACACCGATCCAAAATCAGTTCAGTCTTTGACAGCATTAGTCATGCAAAAAACCGAAGGTAACCCCTTCTTTATCAATCAATTTTTGAAGACTCTGTATCAAGAAAATTTACTTAACTTCGCGCTTCCCCAATCATCTTCATCAATTAAAGCTCAAGGAAAATGGCAGTGGAATATCAACCAAATTGAAGCAATGGGCATTACTGAAAATGTAGTAGATTTAATGGTTACTAAATTAAAAAAGTTACCGGAATTAACCCAACATCTACTTCAACTAGCAGCTTGTGTAGGTAACAGTTTTGACTTAAAAACATTAGTAATTATTTCTGAAACTCCAGCTATTGAAGTATTTCGCTGTCTTTTACCTGCCATTCAAGAAGGATTAATTATTCCTACTTCTGATTTAGAAATTACAGACGAAGAAGTAATTAAATCTCATCTAGTCATTCTCACTTATGCTTTTCTTCACGACCGAGTACAACAATCAGCTTATGCTTTAATCGAGCAAAAGCGTCAGCAAGAAGTTCATTTACAAATCGGTCGCCTATTATTAGCTAATATTTCTCTCGAACAGCGCTTAGAAAGAATTTTTGAATTAGTCGATCATCTCAATATTGGCTGGCAACTTTTAGATAATGAATCGGAAAAAATTGAATTAGCTAATTTAAACATATTAGCGGCTCGCAAAGCCAAAGACTCGCTTGCTTACAGAGCAGCTAGGGAATATTTAAGAAGTACTTTAGATAATTTACCTAAAAATATTTGGCAATCTCACTACAATTTGGCATTTACATTACATAAAGAATTGGCTGAATTAGATTATTTAATCGGCAATTTTGCCGAATCGCAAGCATTAATTGAAACAGCAGTTGATCGAGCAAATTCTGCATTGGAAAAAGCTGAAGTTTACAATATGCTGATCGTGCAGTATACCTTATTAATGAAATATGAAGAAGCTATCCAAGCCGGGTTAAAAGCACTTGAATGGCTGGGATTTGAATTGCCCGAAACAGATTGGCTAACCGCCGTCGATCGAGAACTTACTCTAGCCAGAATCAATTTAGTCGATCGAGAAGTCGCGGCTTTAATCAATGAAGAAAAAATGAAAGACCCCGCTCAAAAAATGGCAATGAAATTGCTAGCTAATATGGGGCCATTAACATTTTTTTCCCATCAAGATATTTGGAAATGGACAGTTGTTAAAGCCATCAATCTTTCTTTGAAATATGGTTTTGTGGCAGGAGGTTCTTACTGCTACTCTTGTTATGGAATTATTTTAAGTGCCATTTTAGGAGAATACCAAGCTGGTTATGAATTTGGTAAGCTATCTCTGGCTTTAAGTCAAAACTTTAATAATTGGTCGCAAAACTGTCAAGATAGCGTGATATTTAGTAACTACCTCAACTGTTGGGTCACGCATATAAAAACTACTAACTCAATTAATAATGAAGGATTTAAGATAGGCGTGGAATCGGGGAACTTACAATGGTCGGGTTATAATCGAATGTTCCAAGCTATAACTTTGTACTATCAAGGAATAAATTTACAGCATATTTTAGAAGAGTTTGAAGATTTTCTGTGGTTTTGTAATAAGACAAAAAATCAATGGTCGAGTGACATTATTTTAGCTAATAAAATTGCCATATTGACCTTAGTAGGAAAAAATGATGAGGCTGTAGAATCAGAATATTTCGAGAGCTTTCATCGCCATAAAAGCATGGCTGCGATTTGCGAATATCATGTTTTGAAAGCGCAAGTCCTTTACCTTTATCAAGATTACGAATCAGCGTTAAAATGGGCTTTATCGGCTTTAGATATTATCAATTTTCTGATGGGACATATTTCTAGCTCTCATCATACTTTTTACTATTCATTAATTTTAACGGCACTTTATCCATCGGCATCCAAATTAAACCAAAAGCAGTATTGGGAAATCCTCAACGCCAATCAAAAACAGATGAAGAATTGGGCCGATCTTTGCCCGGAAAATTTCTTACACAAATATTTATTAGTGGAAGCAGAGATTGCTCGCATTTCTGGAAAAGACTTGGATGCAATGGAGTTGTACGATCGCGCGATCGCATCTGCCAGAAAAAACGAATTTATTCAAAATGAAGCACTTTCCAACGAACTAGCCGCACGGTTTTGGTTAAATAAAGGCAAGGAAGAATTTGCTCAAATATATTTGAAAAAAGCTCACTATAACTATCAACTATGGGGAGCTTTAGGTAAAGTAGAAAATTTAGGAATGAAATATCCTCAACTTTTCGTGAAATCACCAGAAACTTTCTTAAATAAAGATTCTCTTTCCGCTCAAGCAAAATTAAAGATTACCACTTCAACTTCTAGTAATTCTAATCCCGGAGTTATCCTAGATTTGGTAACGGTGATGAAAGCCGCTCAAGCAATCTCTAGCGAAATTGTTCTAGAAGAACTATTGAACAAATTAATGGCAATGATGATTGAAAATGCGGGCGCACAAAAAGGTTTTCTTATCTTGAACAGAGATGGAAAAATGCTCATAGAAGCTGCTCAAACCTTAGAACAGGGAGTTGTTCAACAATCTGTACCGATTGAAAGTAGTAATGAAATGGCTCTCTCAGTGGTTAATTACGTTGCCAGAACTCAAAAAAATTTAGTTATTCATGATGCGGCAACCGAGCCGACTTTTGCAACCGATTCTTATATCCAATTACAAAAACCCAAGTCTATTTTAGGTGCACCTATTATCAATCAGGGAAAATTAATAGGTATTATTTATTTAGAAAATAACTTAACTACTGGGGTTTTTACTAATGAAAGAATAGAAGTTCTCAAAATTCTGTGCGCTCAAGCTGCAACAGCTTTAGTTAACGCTTTATTATACGAACAATTGGAAGAATATTCTCGAAATTTGGAAATTAAAGTTCAAGAAAGAACTCAAGAATTAAAAGAAAATAACGAGCAATTAGAACAAACTTTACAACAATTAAAAACCGCTCAAAAGCAAATTATTGCTCAAGAAAAATTGGCTTCTCTGGGTTTATTAACAGCAGGAATCGCTCATGAAATTAGAAACCCTCTTAACTTTGTGAATAACTTTGCTTCTGTCTCGGTAAATTTAGCTCAAGAATTAGAAGAAGAGTTGGAAAGTCAACTACCAAATCTCGATTCCGAATCCGTTGAGTTAATCAAAGAAATTTTAAGTGATTTGCAATACAACATGACAGAAATTAATCAACAAGGTCAAAAAGCGCAAAGTATTATAGAAGGAATGTTAATGCACGCTCGTTCCGAGAGCGGAAAACGGCAACTCACAGATATTAATGCTATTTTGGCTGAAGCCGTCAAACTAGTTTATCACGGTAAGCGAGCTAAAGACTTTAGTTTTAATATTAATATCGATGCCAATTACGATAACTCGATCGAACCGATAGAACTGATTCCTCAAGATATTAGTCGCGCTCTGATCAATATTATTAACAATGCTTGTTATGCTGCTGCTAATAAAAAGAAAGAAAATCATCAAGAAATTACGCCTACTTTGATGGTCAAAACTCTCAACCATCCGGATTGTATAGAAATCCGAATTCGCGACAATGGAAAAGGAATACCTGAAGAAATTCGAGATAAAATTTTCGATCCGTTTTTTACCACTAAACCAACTGGAGAAGGCACGGGTTTGGGTCTGTCTCTAACTTACGACATTATTGTTGCCCAACATCAAGGTCAAATTCAAGTCGAATCTGAGCTTGGCTGTTTTGCTGAATTCATTATTCGGCTCCCCAAAAAGATTAACCTATAA